A part of Desulfomicrobium baculatum DSM 4028 genomic DNA contains:
- a CDS encoding phosphatidylserine decarboxylase, with translation MTHQYIARDSGRIRDEELFCDRAIGYLYSRVRERAPVLFDAVVSGRASSLLGFMNYDLPLGARISGANSLIRRLGIDLSECVEDASYYTTARRIFERRIRYDEVRPMSDDPLAVVSPADSRMFAGSLSQESVLFIKDKFFSFAEFLGRPNWVWTFTGGDFAIFRLTPDKYHYNHAPVSGVVRDFYEIEGAFHSCNPAAVISEVTPFSRNRRAVTVIDTDVPGGSGCGLVAMVEVAALMIGQIVQAYAGSGYEPCEPMRPGLFLRKGQPKSLYRPGSSLDVLIFEPGRVEFSPDLVANQFRGDVGSRFSSWLGRPWVETDVRVRESIGRILGPNA, from the coding sequence ATGACGCATCAGTATATAGCTAGAGATTCCGGGCGGATCCGGGATGAGGAACTTTTCTGCGACCGGGCCATCGGCTATCTGTATTCGCGGGTGAGGGAGCGGGCTCCGGTCCTGTTCGATGCCGTGGTATCGGGCCGCGCATCGAGCCTTCTGGGGTTCATGAACTACGACCTGCCGCTGGGCGCACGCATTTCGGGCGCGAATTCGCTCATCCGGCGTCTGGGCATCGATCTTTCGGAATGCGTGGAGGACGCATCCTATTACACCACGGCTCGCCGCATTTTCGAGCGTCGCATCCGCTACGATGAGGTTCGGCCCATGAGCGATGACCCTCTGGCCGTGGTCTCACCCGCCGACTCGCGCATGTTTGCGGGGTCGCTGAGCCAGGAGAGCGTTCTTTTCATCAAGGACAAGTTCTTCTCCTTTGCGGAGTTTCTGGGGCGGCCGAACTGGGTCTGGACCTTCACGGGCGGTGATTTTGCCATCTTTCGCCTCACCCCGGACAAGTATCATTACAATCACGCTCCGGTCAGCGGGGTGGTGCGCGATTTCTACGAGATCGAAGGCGCGTTTCACTCCTGCAATCCGGCCGCCGTCATCAGCGAGGTCACGCCGTTTTCCCGCAACCGCCGCGCGGTCACGGTCATCGACACCGACGTGCCGGGCGGAAGCGGCTGCGGCCTGGTGGCCATGGTCGAGGTCGCGGCGCTCATGATCGGGCAGATCGTGCAGGCCTATGCCGGCAGCGGCTACGAGCCGTGCGAGCCGATGCGTCCCGGCCTTTTCCTGCGCAAAGGGCAGCCCAAGAGCCTGTACCGGCCCGGGAGTTCTCTTGATGTGCTCATTTTTGAGCCGGGCCGGGTTGAATTCAGCCCGGACCTGGTCGCCAATCAGTTTCGCGGGGACGTCGGCAGCCGCTTTTCGAGCTGGCTGGGGCGTCCCTGGGTGGAAACGGACGTGCGGGTGCGCGAGAGCATCGGCCGCATCCTTGGACCCAACGCATAA
- a CDS encoding Lrp/AsnC family transcriptional regulator, producing the protein MNEKEITLDHTDRQIIAALQENGRESYKSIAQRLGVSDGTVRLRTERLLKSGYLRISASVNPMFFEDGLTATVGVSLEGRANAQIMQAIADLEGVQSVSNVSGRFDLLVEIHVASRSDLRRFLVDDLSALGAVQNTETFLYLETINKWVQQRQEDTK; encoded by the coding sequence GTGAACGAAAAAGAAATCACCCTGGATCACACGGACCGCCAGATCATCGCCGCCTTGCAGGAAAACGGACGCGAATCCTACAAGAGCATCGCCCAGCGCCTGGGCGTGTCCGACGGCACGGTGCGGCTGCGCACGGAGCGGCTGCTGAAAAGCGGTTACCTGCGCATCTCGGCGTCGGTGAACCCGATGTTCTTCGAGGACGGCCTGACCGCCACCGTGGGAGTCAGTCTTGAGGGACGGGCCAATGCACAGATCATGCAGGCCATTGCGGATCTTGAGGGGGTGCAGTCCGTGTCCAACGTCTCGGGCCGCTTCGACCTCTTGGTCGAGATCCATGTGGCTTCCCGCAGCGATCTGCGCCGCTTTCTGGTCGACGACCTCTCGGCCCTCGGCGCGGTCCAGAACACCGAGACCTTCCTTTATCTGGAAACCATCAACAAATGGGTGCAGCAGCGCCAGGAAGACACCAAATGA
- a CDS encoding prolipoprotein diacylglyceryl transferase family protein, whose protein sequence is MEYVLILCFGAALFAFIAWGGRALPGERWQMMASVPLFKNPDGAWQALNLTWYGALSALAYTLATAVAVALLGSVGMGLLGLVLMVAGMLGLCIPAAKIVARLVEGKPNTLSVGGAAFVGIVVAPFVAWAVVALTGQGAVLPALAALAIAYAVGEGVGRLACLSFGCCYGRPVKTMPEPWRGIFNRWNIVFHGQTKKAAYAHELCGRELVPVQLMTAYLYCAAACLGMVFFAAASFSAAMIVPLVVTQVWRVISEFFRADYRGEQKISAYQIMAAVGVLYGLAPALLLSAHGVAVNLGHGLAALWSVPVLLLLQGVFLLVFLYTGRSSVTGSQVRFFVKEGEI, encoded by the coding sequence ATGGAGTATGTGCTGATTTTGTGTTTCGGGGCAGCGCTTTTCGCGTTCATCGCCTGGGGCGGGCGGGCTCTTCCCGGTGAACGCTGGCAGATGATGGCCAGCGTGCCCCTGTTCAAGAATCCGGACGGCGCGTGGCAGGCGTTGAATCTGACCTGGTACGGGGCCTTGAGCGCCCTCGCCTACACGCTGGCCACGGCCGTTGCTGTCGCGCTGCTGGGGTCCGTCGGCATGGGGCTCCTTGGACTTGTGCTCATGGTCGCGGGCATGCTCGGGTTGTGCATTCCGGCGGCGAAGATCGTGGCGCGCCTTGTCGAAGGCAAGCCCAACACCTTGAGCGTCGGCGGGGCCGCCTTCGTGGGCATAGTCGTGGCCCCCTTTGTAGCCTGGGCCGTGGTTGCGCTGACCGGGCAGGGAGCCGTGCTGCCGGCTCTTGCGGCCCTGGCCATCGCCTACGCCGTAGGTGAAGGAGTTGGTCGCTTGGCGTGCTTAAGTTTCGGCTGCTGCTACGGTCGCCCTGTAAAGACCATGCCCGAACCGTGGCGTGGAATTTTCAACCGCTGGAACATCGTTTTCCACGGTCAGACCAAGAAAGCGGCTTACGCCCATGAGCTCTGCGGACGCGAGTTGGTGCCCGTGCAGCTCATGACCGCCTACCTGTATTGCGCCGCCGCCTGTCTGGGGATGGTCTTCTTCGCGGCCGCGAGTTTTTCGGCGGCCATGATCGTACCGCTGGTTGTGACCCAGGTCTGGCGGGTGATTTCCGAATTCTTCCGCGCCGACTACCGTGGAGAGCAGAAGATATCCGCCTATCAGATCATGGCCGCCGTGGGCGTTCTCTACGGACTTGCGCCTGCCTTGCTTCTGTCTGCGCATGGAGTCGCGGTGAATCTTGGCCATGGGCTTGCCGCCCTGTGGAGCGTGCCGGTGCTGCTGCTCCTGCAGGGCGTTTTTCTGCTTGTTTTTCTTTACACGGGCCGCAGTTCGGTCACGGGGTCGCAGGTCCGCTTTTTCGTCAAGGAAGGGGAAATATAA